The DNA sequence GTCCGGTCCAGCAAGTCCGGGTCGAACGGTTTCTGCAAAACCGGGATGCCCATTTCTTCGACGGCCGCGCTGTCGTAGGCGGCGGTCAATCCCGTGATCAGGACGGCCGGCAGATCGGGCCGCTGCCGCCTGGCCAATTGAATGATCTCGAAGCCGTTTTTTCCGGGCATCGTGAAATCGGTCAGCAACACTTCCACCCGGTTGCCGTCCGTCGAATTCAGGATCTCCAACGCCCGGCCGCCGTGTACGGCCTTGAGGCAATCATGTCCGTACAGGAACAACCCGCGACAGATCGTCTCCAACTGGACCGGATCATC is a window from the Myxococcales bacterium genome containing:
- a CDS encoding response regulator → MRILVVDDDPVQLETICRGLFLYGHDCLKAVHGGRALEILNSTDGNRVEVLLTDFTMPGKNGFEIIQLARRQRPDLPAVLITGLTAAYDSAAVEEMGIPVLQKPFDPDLLDRTIRQVAQNHVARTGT